One stretch of Chitinophaga pendula DNA includes these proteins:
- a CDS encoding RBBP9/YdeN family alpha/beta hydrolase yields the protein MQIKILTAPGLYGSGVGHWQTLWEISPEVRRIMQEDWDAPERALWVQEMESAVGMAGPDVVIAAHSLGCITTVHWALQTQLAIRGALLVAPADVERPSFTRDAIGFAPIPMVRLPFPSIVVASANDEYTALSRSIRFAAAWGSRFVHAGNAGHINSASCLGEWEAGKKLIRELMEL from the coding sequence ATGCAAATTAAGATATTGACTGCTCCCGGGCTGTATGGTTCTGGTGTGGGTCATTGGCAGACATTATGGGAGATATCGCCGGAGGTGCGGCGTATTATGCAGGAGGATTGGGATGCGCCGGAGCGGGCGTTGTGGGTGCAGGAGATGGAGTCAGCGGTGGGCATGGCGGGGCCTGACGTTGTTATAGCGGCGCATAGTTTGGGCTGCATTACGACGGTGCATTGGGCATTACAAACGCAGTTGGCCATAAGAGGCGCGTTGTTAGTGGCGCCAGCGGATGTGGAGCGTCCTTCATTTACGAGGGATGCGATAGGATTTGCGCCTATTCCGATGGTGCGGCTTCCATTTCCTTCGATTGTAGTAGCGAGTGCTAATGATGAGTATACGGCGCTATCCCGCTCCATACGGTTTGCGGCTGCATGGGGGAGTCGATTTGTACACGCCGGTAATGCCGGGCATATCAATAGTGCTTCCTGCCTTGGAGAATGGGAGGCGGGAAAAAAGCTAATACGTGAACTGATGGAATTATAG
- a CDS encoding NUDIX hydrolase, with translation MTRYYRQTRMLVAIDCIIFGFDGNDLKLLLIKRGFEPHKGKWSLMGGFVQPGQSLDDAATHTLKQLTGLEGVYMEQLFAFGDPKRDSAERTISVAYFALVDINQYTQQLNNNNYRAEWVSLKKLPRLIFDHVNMVHLAQERLRYKAAIHPILFELLPARFTLPQLQLLYEAVYDNEFDKRNFSRKVLSTGLLIKLKEKERTTSKRGAFYYKLDKRKYNAKFDAFLNFITDPGKL, from the coding sequence ATGACACGTTATTACCGGCAAACCCGTATGCTGGTTGCTATCGACTGTATTATCTTTGGCTTTGACGGGAATGATCTCAAATTGCTCCTCATCAAACGTGGTTTTGAACCACATAAAGGTAAATGGAGCTTGATGGGAGGATTCGTACAGCCTGGACAAAGCCTGGACGATGCAGCGACACACACACTAAAACAACTTACTGGCCTGGAAGGGGTGTACATGGAACAGCTTTTCGCCTTTGGTGATCCCAAACGCGATTCTGCCGAACGCACCATTTCAGTCGCCTATTTTGCGTTGGTAGACATTAACCAATACACACAACAGTTGAACAATAACAACTACCGCGCAGAATGGGTGTCTCTTAAAAAACTTCCCCGCCTGATCTTCGATCATGTGAACATGGTGCACCTCGCGCAAGAAAGACTGCGTTATAAGGCGGCGATTCATCCTATTTTATTTGAGCTACTGCCGGCACGTTTTACACTGCCGCAATTGCAGTTGCTGTATGAAGCAGTGTACGACAATGAATTCGATAAACGCAACTTCAGCCGTAAAGTACTATCTACCGGCCTGCTGATCAAGCTGAAAGAGAAGGAGCGTACTACTTCCAAAAGAGGAGCCTTCTACTACAAGCTCGACAAAAGGAAGTATAATGCCAAATTTGACGCTTTCCTCAACTTTATCACAGATCCCGGAAAACTGTAA
- a CDS encoding DUF3857 domain-containing transglutaminase family protein, with amino-acid sequence MMYTIRRWLVILLMTSQVVTAMAGDPDYNTAGIPAALKEKAHAVLRTGETVVHMADLKEVRVTYTYAITILDPQGADYAALSWGYDKLCELNAIKGTIYDANGKQIKKIRSSDLKDLPGTENGTFISDDRIKQYTCTYPVYPYTVEYEIEEKYNHSFMFPAWSPQPGMFCAVQQRKLIVNIPADYPLRHRAFHYPDKPVETTTGDRKTITWEVKDLPAREHERFAPDWWEQTTTVFLAPADMQLDRYKGNLQSWESMGRFVYQLTTGRDQLPDAVKQQVHALTDGLTSDAEKIKSLYRYFQQRTRYIGIQLGIGGWQPFDATSVMTKGYGDCKGLTNCMYALLKEAGIRSFYTLVRAGEEKQELIADFPRQAFNHAILCVPNGKDTTWLECTSQYVQPGYMGGFTGNRPVLLIDEAGGKLVRTPAYGMLQNQQIRKINAQIQPDGNVQMNCNTVYTGMQQDDLFASYHHQSKEAFLKDRRNAFDLPSYDIDQYKCTVLTNDLPAIEEDMQITARSYATVSGKRIFLQPNLLSKGGSLQDSKAAPRHSEIQLHYAFRDIDTVRITLPDGYSLEALPEPVAMQNAFGKYASQTKVEDRTILYIRTLERTAGRFPATDYDKLIALLVAEYRGDRNKIVLVKQ; translated from the coding sequence ATGATGTACACTATCAGACGTTGGTTAGTCATACTGTTGATGACAAGTCAGGTGGTAACCGCCATGGCCGGTGATCCGGATTATAATACCGCCGGTATACCCGCTGCCCTCAAAGAAAAAGCACATGCGGTACTCAGGACCGGAGAAACCGTCGTCCACATGGCCGACCTGAAAGAGGTCAGGGTCACCTATACCTATGCCATTACCATACTCGACCCTCAGGGCGCAGACTATGCAGCCCTCAGCTGGGGATACGATAAATTATGCGAACTCAACGCCATAAAAGGCACCATCTATGATGCCAACGGCAAACAGATCAAAAAAATAAGGTCATCCGATCTGAAAGACCTGCCTGGTACAGAAAATGGTACCTTCATATCCGACGACCGCATCAAACAATACACCTGCACCTACCCGGTATATCCCTATACCGTAGAATATGAGATCGAAGAAAAATATAACCACTCCTTTATGTTCCCCGCCTGGTCGCCGCAACCGGGCATGTTCTGCGCCGTACAACAACGTAAGCTCATCGTCAACATACCCGCAGACTACCCCTTACGCCACCGCGCCTTTCACTACCCGGACAAACCAGTAGAGACAACCACCGGCGATCGTAAGACCATCACCTGGGAAGTAAAAGACCTGCCCGCAAGAGAACACGAACGATTTGCACCAGACTGGTGGGAACAAACCACCACCGTATTCCTGGCCCCCGCAGACATGCAGCTGGACCGCTATAAAGGCAACCTGCAATCCTGGGAAAGCATGGGCCGCTTCGTATACCAGCTCACCACCGGCCGCGATCAACTGCCGGATGCCGTCAAACAACAAGTACATGCACTCACCGATGGCCTGACCTCCGATGCAGAAAAAATAAAATCCCTGTACCGCTACTTCCAGCAACGTACCAGGTACATCGGCATCCAGCTCGGAATAGGGGGCTGGCAACCATTCGATGCAACCTCCGTAATGACAAAAGGATATGGAGATTGTAAAGGACTGACTAACTGTATGTATGCCTTGCTAAAAGAAGCAGGCATCCGCTCATTTTATACCTTGGTAAGGGCAGGAGAGGAGAAGCAGGAACTGATAGCAGATTTCCCCCGGCAAGCCTTTAATCATGCCATCCTCTGCGTACCAAATGGCAAAGACACCACCTGGCTGGAATGTACCAGCCAGTACGTACAACCGGGCTATATGGGTGGTTTTACAGGCAACAGACCCGTATTGTTAATAGATGAAGCAGGGGGCAAACTGGTACGTACACCGGCCTATGGCATGCTGCAGAATCAGCAGATCAGGAAGATCAACGCACAGATACAACCCGATGGTAATGTACAAATGAACTGTAATACCGTCTACACCGGCATGCAACAGGACGACCTATTTGCCAGTTACCACCACCAGTCAAAAGAAGCATTCCTCAAAGACAGACGCAACGCATTCGATCTGCCTAGCTACGATATCGACCAATATAAATGTACCGTCCTGACCAATGACCTGCCTGCCATAGAAGAAGATATGCAGATCACCGCCCGTAGCTATGCCACCGTAAGCGGTAAACGTATCTTCCTGCAACCTAACCTGCTAAGCAAAGGAGGAAGCCTGCAGGATAGTAAAGCGGCCCCCCGTCACTCAGAAATACAGCTGCACTACGCCTTCCGCGATATAGATACCGTAAGGATCACCCTCCCCGATGGATATAGCCTGGAAGCACTGCCGGAACCAGTAGCTATGCAAAATGCATTCGGGAAATACGCGTCACAAACAAAGGTGGAAGACCGTACAATACTCTATATCAGAACACTGGAACGGACAGCCGGCAGGTTTCCGGCAACAGACTACGATAAACTTATAGCATTACTCGTCGCAGAATATCGGGGAGACAGGAACAAGATCGTACTGGTAAAACAATAA
- the queG gene encoding tRNA epoxyqueuosine(34) reductase QueG encodes MNTLERNTAFIKRQAAALGFDHCGIAQAVQLDDDARRLEQWLNRGMHGSMRYMEHYFDKRIDPRKLVDNACSVITLLLNYYPEQQQVVDAPRIAKYAYGQDYHEVIKGKLNTLLLMMQEEIGEVSGRGFIDSAPVLERSWAQRSGLGWIGKNGNLIHKQAGSFFFIATLITDLPLLYDSPTGDYCGSCTRCLDACPTDALVAPGVVDGSRCISYYTIELKELLIPENMQGKFENWMFGCDICQDVCPWNRFSRPNTTVEFTPLPAILNFSTRDWEDLTEEEFRKVFRYSPLKRSKYGGIRRNLKFIQY; translated from the coding sequence ATGAACACACTGGAGAGAAATACGGCATTTATTAAGCGGCAGGCGGCGGCGTTGGGTTTTGACCATTGTGGTATTGCGCAGGCGGTACAGCTGGATGATGATGCTCGGCGGCTGGAGCAGTGGTTGAACCGGGGTATGCACGGTAGTATGCGTTACATGGAGCATTATTTCGACAAACGTATTGATCCGCGGAAGCTGGTGGATAATGCCTGTTCGGTGATCACGCTGTTGTTGAATTATTATCCGGAGCAGCAGCAGGTGGTGGATGCGCCCCGTATTGCCAAGTATGCGTATGGTCAGGATTACCATGAGGTGATCAAGGGTAAGTTGAATACGTTGTTGCTGATGATGCAGGAGGAGATTGGGGAAGTGAGTGGGCGTGGTTTTATTGATTCTGCGCCGGTATTGGAGAGAAGCTGGGCGCAGCGTAGTGGTTTGGGATGGATTGGTAAGAACGGGAATCTGATCCATAAGCAGGCGGGGTCTTTCTTTTTTATTGCGACGCTTATTACGGATCTTCCTTTATTATATGATAGTCCTACGGGGGATTATTGTGGTTCCTGTACGCGGTGCCTGGATGCCTGTCCGACGGATGCGTTGGTGGCGCCGGGTGTGGTGGATGGCAGCCGTTGCATTTCTTATTATACTATTGAGTTGAAAGAGTTGTTGATCCCGGAGAATATGCAAGGTAAGTTTGAGAATTGGATGTTCGGATGTGATATTTGTCAGGATGTGTGTCCGTGGAATCGTTTTTCCAGGCCGAACACGACGGTTGAGTTTACGCCATTGCCGGCGATCCTTAACTTCAGTACGCGTGACTGGGAGGATCTGACGGAGGAGGAGTTCAGGAAGGTCTTTCGTTATTCTCCGCTTAAGCGTTCCAAATATGGAGGGATACGCCGTAATCTGAAATTTATCCAATACTGA
- a CDS encoding SMI1/KNR4 family protein, which translates to MYQFDEQIARIKIKLKAAEQTDKALTAFGAQTHQYILHQPLSVTALLDFETRYKIVLPECYKAFLLLVGNGGVSYADSAAGPFYGIYPLGTGVDDLTNAPEKYLGAPVKIYPDITIDAWQHLIKETEEDDISDEAYDAALGNIYAGILPIGSQGCTYVHGLVLNGEHAGRVINLDTDGQRPQFCFEDNFLDWYERWLDEILSEDLLTDAAPWFGYTMGGSVELLLNKYHAAIDPLVKHQCIRGILSKRSISPVMITLLEKAYQDADPAYQQEWLGVLTKFNYQLAKPHLLAYSAINPLPVLQFVWWYAKDKSAEWQALITESLRGVTDEETFRFCGYLLLESNIDYVPLIIPLTTHKNPQIRVSAFYLLGKIANKAAYLDVFIQGLHDPANEVIHTTLQALSGVKDKRLIPAYQQLTARFPMEQDYILSNLSLRLEDMGISISELKQ; encoded by the coding sequence ATGTATCAATTTGATGAACAGATAGCACGGATCAAGATTAAGTTGAAAGCAGCCGAGCAAACAGACAAGGCGTTGACGGCTTTTGGTGCTCAAACCCATCAATATATTCTCCACCAACCGCTGAGTGTAACAGCGCTATTGGATTTCGAAACACGGTATAAGATTGTTTTGCCCGAATGTTATAAGGCCTTCCTCCTGCTGGTAGGTAATGGCGGCGTATCCTATGCGGATTCAGCAGCTGGACCCTTCTACGGTATTTACCCCTTAGGGACAGGTGTGGATGACTTGACCAATGCGCCTGAAAAGTATTTAGGAGCGCCGGTAAAAATCTATCCTGACATAACAATTGATGCATGGCAGCATCTCATAAAAGAGACGGAGGAAGACGATATTTCCGATGAGGCCTATGACGCCGCCTTAGGAAATATTTATGCGGGCATATTACCTATCGGTTCACAGGGCTGTACGTATGTACATGGGCTAGTGTTAAACGGTGAACATGCCGGACGGGTGATCAACCTTGATACGGACGGGCAAAGACCCCAATTCTGTTTTGAAGACAACTTCCTGGATTGGTATGAACGCTGGCTGGATGAAATTCTTTCGGAGGACCTGCTAACAGACGCTGCGCCCTGGTTTGGTTATACGATGGGAGGAAGTGTTGAGCTACTATTGAACAAGTATCACGCAGCTATCGATCCGCTGGTCAAACATCAGTGTATCCGTGGTATCCTCTCCAAACGCAGTATATCGCCGGTCATGATCACCTTGCTGGAAAAAGCATACCAGGATGCCGATCCGGCGTACCAGCAGGAATGGTTAGGAGTGCTGACAAAGTTTAATTACCAGTTGGCAAAGCCGCATTTGTTGGCTTACAGCGCCATCAACCCGTTACCTGTTTTACAATTTGTCTGGTGGTATGCAAAAGATAAAAGCGCAGAATGGCAAGCGTTGATAACAGAAAGTTTGCGCGGCGTTACGGACGAGGAAACATTCCGGTTTTGCGGCTACCTGTTGTTGGAGAGCAATATTGATTATGTACCGCTGATCATTCCCCTTACCACCCATAAAAATCCGCAAATCCGTGTTAGTGCATTTTACCTACTAGGCAAAATCGCCAACAAGGCTGCTTACCTGGATGTATTCATCCAGGGCTTGCATGATCCTGCCAACGAGGTGATACACACGACTTTACAGGCGTTATCCGGCGTAAAGGATAAACGATTAATACCGGCGTATCAGCAATTGACAGCGCGATTTCCAATGGAGCAGGACTATATTTTATCCAATCTCTCTCTCCGGCTTGAAGATATGGGCATTTCCATTTCGGAGTTGAAGCAGTGA
- a CDS encoding OmpA family protein: protein MSFDLLETVKNLFTGEVVGKAADQLGESEGGIQKALGGIVPTVLAGLLNKAGGTPGEAAGALDIAKEAAGADTQHSIFHALTNNAGGLAGQGIDLLGRLFGDKVSSIAGMISSFAGIKSTSAQALLSAAAPAALGVAGQYANQHNLGPSGFTEFLNSQKDKILSAVPGGFNLAGLLGLGNLGELGKRLGGLTGHVADGVRDTAGRVTGAATGAANKASGNRWLWSLILILAAIILLWYLMKGCGGKHSTDSVTTTDSTVTAAHSGDSVAAPGVAAPAASEAVRENIQVTLPDGTVLDAYKGGIEDQLVQFLKDDSKSAGKDVWFDFDNLNFKTNSAEITDESKKQVTNIAAILKAFPKVKIKIGGYTDKSGDDAVNLRISQSRAEAVDNELKRLHAAAGQLLGAEGYGSKFAKASANAPDEERKKDRHISISVREK, encoded by the coding sequence ATGTCTTTTGACTTATTGGAAACTGTAAAAAACCTCTTTACCGGTGAGGTGGTCGGTAAAGCTGCAGATCAATTAGGCGAAAGTGAGGGTGGTATACAAAAGGCCCTGGGAGGTATTGTTCCCACTGTGTTGGCTGGTTTACTCAATAAAGCCGGCGGTACGCCCGGTGAGGCAGCTGGTGCGCTGGACATAGCCAAGGAGGCGGCTGGTGCTGATACGCAGCATAGTATATTCCATGCATTGACTAATAATGCGGGTGGGTTGGCTGGCCAGGGGATTGACTTGTTAGGTCGTCTCTTTGGTGATAAGGTGTCATCTATTGCCGGTATGATCTCATCGTTTGCCGGCATAAAGTCTACGTCTGCGCAGGCGTTACTGAGTGCTGCTGCACCTGCTGCGCTGGGGGTAGCTGGGCAATATGCGAACCAGCATAACTTGGGGCCATCCGGGTTTACGGAATTCCTGAATAGTCAAAAAGACAAGATATTATCTGCGGTACCGGGAGGCTTCAACCTGGCTGGTCTGTTGGGGCTGGGTAACCTGGGAGAATTGGGTAAACGCCTGGGAGGTCTTACCGGTCATGTTGCGGACGGTGTACGTGACACTGCGGGGAGGGTTACGGGCGCTGCTACGGGGGCTGCTAACAAAGCCAGTGGCAATCGTTGGTTATGGTCTTTGATACTGATCCTGGCGGCTATTATTCTTTTGTGGTACCTGATGAAAGGTTGTGGTGGTAAACACAGCACCGATTCGGTTACTACTACCGACAGTACGGTTACTGCCGCTCATTCGGGGGACAGTGTAGCTGCTCCGGGAGTAGCTGCTCCTGCTGCATCGGAGGCTGTGAGGGAGAATATCCAGGTGACATTACCAGACGGTACGGTGCTGGATGCTTATAAAGGCGGCATAGAGGATCAACTTGTTCAGTTCCTGAAAGACGATTCCAAGTCGGCTGGCAAGGATGTATGGTTTGATTTCGACAATCTGAATTTCAAGACGAACAGTGCAGAGATCACAGATGAGAGTAAGAAGCAGGTAACGAATATTGCTGCGATATTAAAGGCTTTTCCGAAGGTGAAGATCAAAATAGGCGGTTATACGGATAAATCCGGGGATGATGCGGTGAATTTAAGGATTTCCCAATCGAGAGCGGAGGCGGTAGATAATGAGTTGAAGCGTCTTCATGCGGCAGCAGGGCAATTGCTGGGTGCAGAGGGATATGGGTCTAAGTTTGCCAAAGCATCGGCCAATGCTCCGGATGAGGAGCGGAAAAAGGACCGGCATATTTCGATCAGTGTAAGAGAAAAATAA
- a CDS encoding HAD family hydrolase, whose product MNRAFIFDLNGTMINDMEFHLDAWHTMLRRLGATLDRETVRSHMYGKNEELLERIFGPGHFSAEQVAAISDEKERGYQQVFRPHLQLINGLQTFLQRAADQHIPMAIGSAANLFNIDYVLDNLNIRHYFKAIVSAESVQKSKPHPEVFLKAATALGIQPTDCIVFEDAPKGVEAAANAGMNALVLTTMHTREEFAASKNIIGFVNDYTDPLLEQCFV is encoded by the coding sequence ATGAACCGCGCTTTTATTTTTGACCTGAATGGCACCATGATCAACGATATGGAATTCCATCTCGATGCCTGGCATACCATGCTCCGCCGCCTCGGCGCCACTCTCGACCGGGAAACCGTCCGTAGCCACATGTATGGTAAAAACGAAGAACTCCTCGAACGAATATTCGGCCCCGGACACTTCTCCGCCGAACAAGTCGCCGCTATCAGCGACGAAAAAGAAAGAGGATACCAGCAAGTCTTCCGCCCACACCTCCAACTCATCAACGGCCTCCAAACCTTCCTCCAACGCGCCGCCGATCAACACATACCCATGGCCATCGGATCCGCCGCCAACCTGTTCAATATCGACTATGTACTAGATAACCTGAACATCCGGCACTACTTCAAAGCCATCGTCAGCGCCGAAAGCGTACAAAAAAGCAAACCCCATCCCGAAGTATTCCTAAAAGCAGCTACCGCATTAGGTATACAACCAACCGATTGCATCGTGTTCGAAGATGCTCCAAAAGGAGTAGAAGCTGCCGCTAACGCAGGTATGAATGCATTGGTACTCACGACTATGCATACACGAGAAGAGTTCGCCGCTTCCAAAAATATCATCGGCTTCGTTAACGATTACACCGATCCTTTGCTGGAACAGTGTTTCGTATAG
- a CDS encoding acyl-CoA dehydrogenase family protein yields the protein MASIFSKMKSAYQLWKQVDVDQLSKLAAKVDLPAVMSTVAQMDDNQLAGLMKMLQPGKKKRKELPPIEGDFYTLGHRLSEEDRALQLQVRAFMEREVQPIVNEYWLRAEFPFEIIPKLAELNICGLTYEGYGCAGRSYLLEGMIAMEIARIDTSISTFFGVQSGLAMGSIYLLGSEQQKQEWLPSMQQFKTIGAFGLTEPEIGSAAAGGLTTTARKVGDTWILNGQKKWIGNATFADVLVIWARDLDDNEVKGFIVRKDNPGFSVRKMEDKMALRIVQNGLITLQDCEVKDADRLVYANSFKDTAKVLRMTRAGVAWQAVGCARGAYEHALAYTRQRKQFGKPIAAFQLIQNHLVEMLSNLTAMQTMVYRLSELQDQGLLKDEHASLAKVFCSLRTRDVVSRAREVMGGNGILMEYNVARFVADAEAIYSYEGTKEINSLIVGRAITGFSAFV from the coding sequence ATGGCTAGTATTTTTTCGAAGATGAAGAGCGCTTACCAATTATGGAAACAGGTAGATGTAGATCAACTTAGTAAACTGGCAGCCAAAGTAGACCTGCCTGCCGTCATGAGCACCGTCGCACAAATGGACGATAACCAGCTGGCAGGCCTCATGAAAATGCTGCAACCAGGGAAAAAGAAACGCAAAGAACTGCCGCCCATAGAAGGCGACTTCTATACCCTCGGCCATCGCCTGTCAGAAGAAGATCGTGCCCTCCAACTGCAAGTAAGAGCTTTCATGGAACGGGAAGTACAACCCATCGTCAACGAATACTGGTTACGGGCAGAATTTCCCTTCGAAATCATTCCCAAACTGGCCGAACTCAATATCTGCGGCCTCACCTACGAAGGATATGGCTGCGCCGGCCGATCCTACCTCCTCGAAGGCATGATCGCCATGGAAATAGCCCGCATAGATACCTCCATATCCACCTTCTTCGGCGTACAAAGCGGCCTCGCCATGGGCTCCATATACCTCCTGGGCTCCGAACAACAAAAACAGGAATGGCTGCCTTCCATGCAACAATTCAAAACAATTGGCGCATTTGGCCTCACAGAACCGGAAATTGGCTCCGCCGCCGCAGGTGGCCTCACCACCACCGCCCGCAAAGTAGGAGATACCTGGATACTCAATGGCCAGAAAAAATGGATAGGCAACGCCACCTTCGCCGACGTACTCGTCATATGGGCCCGGGACCTCGATGATAACGAAGTAAAAGGATTCATCGTCCGTAAAGACAACCCCGGCTTCAGCGTTAGAAAAATGGAAGACAAAATGGCCCTCCGCATCGTACAGAACGGCCTCATCACCTTGCAGGACTGTGAAGTAAAAGATGCCGATCGCCTCGTATATGCCAACTCCTTCAAAGACACCGCCAAAGTACTACGCATGACAAGAGCCGGCGTCGCCTGGCAGGCCGTAGGCTGCGCAAGAGGAGCCTACGAACATGCCCTCGCATACACCCGCCAACGCAAACAATTCGGTAAACCCATCGCCGCATTCCAGCTCATTCAAAACCACCTCGTCGAAATGCTGTCCAACCTCACCGCCATGCAGACAATGGTATACCGCCTGTCCGAACTGCAAGACCAGGGCCTGCTCAAAGATGAACATGCCTCCCTAGCCAAAGTATTCTGCTCCCTCCGCACACGCGATGTCGTAAGCCGGGCCCGCGAAGTAATGGGCGGAAACGGTATCCTCATGGAATACAACGTCGCCCGGTTCGTCGCCGATGCCGAAGCCATCTACTCCTACGAAGGCACCAAAGAAATCAACTCCCTCATCGTAGGCAGAGCCATCACCGGCTTCAGCGCTTTCGTATAA
- a CDS encoding DUF3857 domain-containing protein: protein MKFKSTVSFLLCLLTATVNAQEKKRTKFGKVTPDDFQTSHYTVDTSASAIILSHIGSSEFEGDNEGFKLVHKQHFRARVLNKNGYDIATVEIPLYKSGQQEEKVTQLKAYTYNLENGQVVQTPLESSSVFTEQQDKNHFSKKFTFPAVKEGAIIEYSYTVNSDFYFNLQPWNFQSIYPTLWSEYEVTVPEVYEFVFLMQGFHPFGQKDRKDARRQFSFRVTANEGLASSGRTEAVSLLLGVSTYFWQAKDVPALRLENYTTSLKNHMTRIDFQLASVHWPNNPIRPVMGTYQKMSEDLLKNENYGADLTKGNGYADVVKDLVKGIDNPEEKAKRIYAYVRDHFSCTGHSAIYTTKSLKSVFNSKSGNVAEINLVLVSMLKAAGLESWPILLSTRKHGFTSPVYPLIDRFNYSIAAIQLDDSTVSYLDASYPLGFGRLHPSCYNGHARVVNPDATPLTIAADDLVEQRLSSAFIAKGANGKLEGFLQYRPTYFESYDIREKIRDKGKESVFKQMEERVPFNTTFKNAAIEDIDSLEKSLLIKYEFEAEAPKENILYINPMMGEDIKENPFKSQVRTYPVEMAAVLDNNFSLNLQIPDGYVVDELPKPTVVKFNDDEGVFQYLIAQSGDNIQFRSRIKLNKATFAPEDYEALRSFFDMIVKKQAELIVLKKKQ from the coding sequence ATGAAATTTAAAAGTACTGTTAGCTTCCTGCTCTGTCTGTTGACAGCAACCGTCAATGCACAGGAAAAGAAACGCACCAAATTCGGTAAAGTAACCCCGGACGACTTTCAAACCAGCCACTATACCGTCGATACCAGCGCCTCCGCCATCATATTGTCCCATATAGGCTCCTCCGAGTTCGAAGGAGATAATGAGGGCTTTAAATTGGTACATAAACAACATTTCCGCGCCCGGGTACTCAACAAAAATGGCTACGACATCGCTACCGTAGAAATCCCCCTCTACAAATCCGGACAACAGGAAGAAAAGGTAACGCAACTAAAAGCCTATACCTATAACCTGGAAAATGGACAAGTCGTACAAACACCGCTCGAAAGCAGCAGCGTCTTCACCGAACAACAAGACAAAAACCACTTCTCCAAGAAGTTTACATTCCCCGCCGTCAAAGAAGGAGCCATCATCGAATACTCCTACACCGTGAATTCCGATTTTTACTTCAACCTCCAACCGTGGAACTTTCAAAGCATATACCCAACATTGTGGAGCGAATACGAAGTGACCGTACCCGAAGTATACGAATTCGTATTCCTCATGCAGGGATTCCACCCCTTCGGCCAAAAAGATAGAAAAGACGCCCGCCGCCAATTCTCCTTCCGCGTAACCGCCAATGAAGGCCTTGCCTCCAGCGGCCGCACCGAAGCCGTCTCCCTGCTGCTCGGCGTCAGCACCTACTTCTGGCAAGCCAAAGACGTACCCGCTCTCCGCCTGGAAAACTATACCACCAGCCTCAAAAATCACATGACCCGCATAGACTTCCAGCTCGCATCCGTACACTGGCCCAATAATCCCATCAGACCAGTAATGGGCACCTACCAAAAAATGTCCGAAGACCTGCTGAAAAACGAAAACTATGGCGCCGATCTCACCAAAGGAAATGGATACGCAGATGTAGTAAAAGATCTCGTAAAAGGCATCGATAACCCCGAAGAAAAAGCTAAACGTATTTATGCCTACGTAAGAGATCACTTTAGCTGCACCGGCCACTCCGCCATATATACCACCAAATCACTGAAATCCGTATTTAACAGCAAAAGTGGTAACGTCGCGGAGATCAACCTCGTACTGGTCTCCATGCTGAAAGCCGCCGGGCTGGAAAGCTGGCCCATCCTCCTCAGCACACGTAAACATGGATTCACCTCCCCCGTATATCCCTTGATCGACCGCTTCAATTACAGCATAGCTGCCATTCAACTCGATGACAGCACCGTCAGCTACCTCGATGCGTCCTATCCCCTGGGATTCGGCCGGCTCCATCCTTCCTGCTACAATGGCCACGCACGCGTCGTAAACCCAGATGCCACCCCGCTCACCATCGCCGCCGATGACCTGGTAGAACAACGCCTTAGCAGCGCCTTCATCGCTAAAGGGGCAAATGGTAAACTCGAAGGCTTCCTGCAATACAGACCCACCTACTTCGAATCCTACGACATACGCGAAAAAATACGCGACAAAGGAAAAGAATCCGTCTTCAAACAAATGGAAGAACGCGTACCCTTCAACACCACTTTCAAAAACGCAGCAATAGAAGATATAGATAGCCTCGAAAAATCACTCCTAATCAAATACGAATTCGAAGCAGAAGCACCGAAAGAAAATATACTCTACATCAATCCAATGATGGGAGAGGACATAAAGGAAAATCCGTTTAAATCGCAGGTACGTACCTACCCCGTAGAAATGGCGGCAGTATTGGATAATAACTTTAGCCTCAACCTCCAGATACCCGATGGGTACGTCGTAGACGAACTCCCCAAACCCACAGTCGTGAAATTCAACGATGATGAAGGCGTATTCCAATACCTCATCGCCCAATCCGGCGACAATATCCAGTTCCGCTCCCGGATAAAACTCAATAAAGCCACATTCGCCCCCGAAGACTATGAAGCCTTGCGTAGCTTCTTCGATATGATCGTGAAAAAACAGGCAGAACTGATCGTCCTTAAAAAGAAACAATAG